In the Elusimicrobiota bacterium genome, one interval contains:
- a CDS encoding branched-chain amino acid ABC transporter permease, with amino-acid sequence MGIEQILQYFFSGITIGIIYAITAIGFNIIYNTTGIINFAQGEFLMIGAMTAITLNQFMPLPLAVLCAVIITALLGAVIELLFFRWLNNPAVLRMIIITIGLSIVMRELALHIWGRNVQSLPYFTGDECSSINIFGAYISPQVLWVLGICCITVIALTLFFKYTLIGQSMRACAVNRTAARLCGVNAKNMVTLSFILSAAIGALAGCVISPITQTRYDCGTAIAIKGFTVAILGGLGNSTAAVVAGLLLGLIESYGIILMPLAYIDAISIVIMLAILFVRPGGLFGNKEALRLQEF; translated from the coding sequence ATGGGTATAGAACAGATATTACAATACTTTTTTTCGGGAATCACGATCGGTATTATCTATGCGATTACCGCTATCGGGTTCAATATCATATACAACACTACAGGGATAATAAACTTCGCGCAGGGCGAATTTCTTATGATCGGCGCGATGACGGCTATTACGCTGAACCAGTTTATGCCGTTACCCCTTGCGGTCCTATGTGCGGTAATAATCACAGCACTGCTTGGCGCCGTGATTGAACTTCTGTTTTTTCGTTGGCTCAACAACCCGGCAGTACTGAGAATGATAATCATTACGATTGGATTATCCATTGTCATGCGAGAACTCGCGTTACACATTTGGGGCAGGAACGTACAATCATTACCATACTTTACCGGTGACGAGTGTTCATCAATAAACATCTTTGGTGCGTATATCTCGCCGCAGGTATTGTGGGTACTAGGTATCTGCTGTATCACAGTCATTGCGCTGACACTGTTTTTTAAGTATACGCTTATAGGACAGTCAATGCGTGCATGCGCGGTTAACCGTACTGCTGCGCGGTTATGCGGGGTTAACGCCAAAAACATGGTAACCCTGTCGTTTATCCTAAGTGCCGCGATTGGCGCGCTTGCGGGATGCGTAATTTCGCCGATAACACAGACACGGTACGATTGCGGGACGGCTATCGCAATTAAAGGTTTTACTGTTGCAATCCTCGGCGGGTTAGGGAACAGTACCGCGGCAGTAGTTGCAGGGTTATTACTTGGGCTGATAGAATCGTACGGTATAATACTTATGCCGTTAGCGTATATCGACGCAATCTCAATTGTGATAATGCTGGCAATACTGTTTGTCCGCCCGGGCGGATTATTTGGGAATAAAGAAGCGTTGCGGCTGCAGGAGTTTTAA
- a CDS encoding ABC transporter substrate-binding protein produces the protein MVHKSNLLCITMSALLALTLVAPVFTAEPVVPVPAAATTPVSADVIKIGAIFAVTGPASNLGAPEAKTAEMLVKQINTAGGILGKKVQLIIKDTGASPEKAISFAKQLIEEEKVFAIIGPTTSGETMKIKDICEQGKTLMLSCAAAEVIVNPVAKYVFKTPQNDSDAVRKIFATMKKLKISKIGVIASNTGFGNAGKAQVEKLATEHSIQIIASEVYDKEATDLTSVLTKLKSQKVQAVVNWSIEPAQAIVAKNMKQMNFNVPLFQSHGFGNINYVKAAGKAAEGIIFPCGRLLVAETLPVTNKQKELLMKYKKDYETEYKEDVSTFGGHAYDAILIISKAIETAGVVDPDKARDAIENTKGLVGTAGIFNFTPTDHNGIDINGFEMLTVKNGKFVVYAK, from the coding sequence ACACAAATCAAACTTGTTGTGCATCACGATGTCCGCATTACTGGCATTAACCTTGGTAGCCCCGGTGTTTACAGCAGAACCGGTTGTCCCTGTCCCCGCTGCTGCAACAACGCCCGTATCAGCGGATGTAATCAAAATCGGCGCTATATTCGCAGTAACCGGCCCGGCATCAAACCTTGGTGCGCCGGAAGCTAAAACCGCGGAGATGCTGGTTAAACAAATAAATACTGCCGGCGGAATTCTCGGTAAAAAAGTGCAGTTAATCATTAAAGATACCGGCGCAAGCCCGGAGAAAGCTATTTCGTTTGCAAAACAGTTGATTGAAGAAGAAAAAGTTTTTGCAATCATTGGCCCAACCACCAGCGGTGAAACAATGAAGATTAAAGATATATGTGAACAAGGAAAAACATTAATGCTTTCCTGTGCTGCAGCGGAAGTTATAGTTAACCCAGTTGCGAAGTATGTCTTCAAAACACCGCAAAATGACAGTGATGCGGTCCGCAAAATATTTGCAACCATGAAAAAACTTAAAATCTCAAAAATCGGCGTTATTGCCAGCAATACAGGGTTCGGTAACGCAGGTAAGGCGCAGGTAGAAAAACTTGCGACAGAACATTCTATACAAATAATCGCAAGTGAAGTCTATGACAAAGAAGCGACGGATCTCACAAGTGTATTAACAAAACTTAAATCCCAAAAAGTGCAGGCGGTGGTCAACTGGTCAATCGAACCCGCGCAGGCAATTGTTGCGAAGAATATGAAACAAATGAACTTCAATGTTCCGTTATTCCAATCCCACGGGTTTGGCAATATTAACTACGTAAAAGCTGCTGGTAAAGCTGCGGAAGGTATTATCTTCCCCTGCGGGCGCCTCCTTGTTGCGGAAACGTTGCCAGTAACGAATAAACAAAAAGAATTGTTGATGAAGTACAAAAAAGATTATGAAACCGAGTATAAAGAAGATGTCAGTACATTCGGCGGGCATGCGTATGACGCGATTCTGATAATCAGTAAAGCTATTGAAACCGCGGGTGTCGTTGATCCGGATAAAGCACGGGATGCGATTGAGAATACAAAAGGGTTAGTCGGTACTGCCGGGATATTCAACTTTACACCGACGGACCATAACGGTATTGATATTAACGGGTTTGAGATGTTAACCGTGAAAAACGGCAAGTTTGTGGTTTACGCGAAGTAA